A window of Mucilaginibacter sp. PAMC 26640 contains these coding sequences:
- a CDS encoding oxidoreductase, whose amino-acid sequence MRITLIGSGNVATHLAAALKNAGHRIVQVYSPNMHNAALLAYHVGATAVDSLADVSAETDLFIIAVKDDAIAELVPRLSAHQKLIVHTSGAVSLQTLLEFTTNAGIFYPLQTFSKTKELDFWQVPLCIEGADEQITKHLEELARTISNNVYRVSSAQRKVLHLAAVFACNFTNYLYGIAQGLLQENELSFDMLRPLIAETADKIKVHSPALVQTGPAIRNDEKTMQAHLQMLEGKAGLKKIYQLLSQDIIKNDNLGNGDK is encoded by the coding sequence ATGCGGATAACTTTAATCGGATCGGGAAATGTTGCTACCCACCTGGCGGCGGCGCTTAAAAATGCCGGGCACCGGATAGTACAGGTTTACAGCCCTAACATGCATAATGCTGCTTTGCTGGCCTATCATGTAGGGGCCACCGCCGTTGATAGCCTGGCCGATGTGAGCGCGGAGACCGATCTATTTATCATAGCCGTAAAGGATGATGCTATTGCAGAACTTGTGCCTCGATTGTCTGCCCATCAAAAACTCATTGTACATACATCCGGTGCGGTGAGCCTGCAAACGCTGCTGGAATTTACAACAAATGCCGGGATATTTTACCCGCTGCAAACTTTCAGCAAAACAAAAGAGCTGGATTTTTGGCAGGTACCGCTGTGTATTGAAGGCGCCGATGAGCAGATCACCAAACACCTGGAAGAACTGGCCCGTACCATCAGTAATAATGTTTACCGCGTAAGTTCCGCGCAGCGTAAAGTTTTGCATCTTGCTGCGGTTTTTGCCTGCAACTTTACCAATTACCTTTACGGTATAGCGCAGGGACTTTTGCAGGAAAACGAATTAAGTTTCGACATGCTTCGCCCGCTGATTGCCGAAACTGCCGACAAGATAAAGGTGCATTCACCGGCATTGGTACAAACCGGGCCGGCGATCCGAAATGACGAAAAAACAATGCAAGCGCATTTGCAAATGCTTGAGGGAAAGGCCGGATTAAAGAAAATTTATCAATTACTAAGTCAGGATATTATCAAAAACGATAACTTGGGTAACGGGGATAAGTAA
- a CDS encoding 3-deoxy-D-manno-octulosonate 8-phosphate phosphatase, producing MESFLNKLKDITTFIFDVDGVLTDGSISVTETGIQSRAFNIKDGYALQLAVKSGYNVAAISGSRSKSALFRLNSLGINDVYLGAHTKTERFKIYVEEKSINPSNVLYMADDIPDLGVMKMVGLPVCPADACEEIKAVSAFVSPYAGGKGCVRDIIEKVMKIQGKWMNEQAYSW from the coding sequence ATGGAATCCTTTTTAAACAAGCTTAAAGACATAACAACTTTTATTTTTGACGTGGACGGTGTGCTAACCGACGGTTCGATCTCCGTTACCGAAACCGGCATCCAGAGCCGTGCCTTTAATATAAAGGATGGGTATGCTTTACAACTGGCCGTTAAAAGCGGTTATAATGTGGCCGCAATTTCGGGGAGCCGCAGTAAAAGCGCTCTGTTCCGGTTAAATAGCCTGGGTATCAATGATGTTTATTTGGGTGCTCATACTAAAACCGAGCGTTTTAAGATCTACGTGGAGGAAAAAAGCATCAATCCATCAAACGTGCTTTACATGGCCGATGATATCCCCGATTTGGGGGTAATGAAAATGGTTGGCCTGCCCGTTTGCCCAGCTGATGCCTGTGAAGAGATCAAAGCCGTTAGTGCATTTGTTTCTCCCTATGCTGGTGGTAAGGGCTGCGTTCGGGATATCATCGAAAAGGTGATGAAGATTCAGGGCAAGTGGATGAACGAACAGGCCTATAGCTGGTAG
- a CDS encoding ferredoxin → MNIFKLKINFEEKDHDTIELPIAEGESVLDVCLENGIDLQHNCGGVCGCSTCHVYVNKGMDSLQEISDKEEDFIDRAVNPRITSRLGCQCVVIDGDIEVTLPDQSDFMGH, encoded by the coding sequence ATGAATATTTTTAAGCTAAAGATAAACTTTGAAGAAAAGGATCACGACACGATCGAGCTCCCTATTGCCGAAGGTGAGTCTGTTTTAGACGTTTGCCTGGAAAACGGCATAGATTTACAGCATAATTGCGGCGGCGTTTGCGGTTGCAGCACCTGCCATGTATATGTAAACAAAGGCATGGACAGCCTGCAGGAGATCTCTGATAAAGAAGAAGACTTTATCGACAGGGCGGTGAACCCGCGTATTACCTCACGCCTGGGTTGCCAGTGCGTAGTAATAGATGGCGATATAGAAGTTACCCTGCCCGACCAGTCGGATTTTATGGGGCACTAA
- a CDS encoding septum formation inhibitor Maf, producing the protein MKNLKLILASKSPRRQELLKLMDIEFRVVLKEVDESYPEGLTPAEIALYIAVKKAEAFDEDVTDEVVLTADTIVAIDGLILGKPENADHAVEMLQRLSGKVHEVYTGVCLLHHHQYNKFYDRSEVFFRKLTDHEIRSYVEEYQPFDKAGSYGIQQRIGLIGIERINGSYTNVVGLPTEKVYQQLSRLNQN; encoded by the coding sequence ATGAAAAATTTAAAACTCATTCTCGCATCCAAATCCCCCCGCCGGCAAGAGCTTTTAAAACTGATGGATATCGAATTCCGTGTGGTTTTAAAAGAAGTTGATGAATCTTACCCTGAAGGATTGACACCCGCCGAAATAGCACTTTACATTGCTGTTAAAAAAGCTGAAGCCTTTGATGAGGATGTTACCGATGAGGTGGTTTTAACAGCCGATACCATAGTGGCTATAGATGGTTTAATATTGGGAAAACCGGAAAATGCCGACCATGCTGTGGAAATGCTACAACGCTTATCTGGCAAGGTGCACGAAGTTTACACCGGGGTTTGCCTGCTGCATCATCACCAATACAATAAATTTTACGACAGGAGCGAAGTTTTTTTTCGCAAGCTAACCGATCACGAGATCAGGAGCTATGTGGAGGAATATCAGCCCTTTGATAAAGCCGGCTCCTACGGCATCCAGCAGCGCATTGGGCTGATCGGCATCGAGCGCATCAATGGTTCGTACACTAATGTGGTAGGCTTGCCTACCGAGAAGGTGTATCAGCAGTTGAGTCGTCTGAATCAGAATTAA
- a CDS encoding FeS assembly protein IscX, whose translation MTNDKFALPIQWNDYEDIAMSLYEKFGDDFSESKIYRIRFTELVDWVLSLPNFAGTREQSNEGHLEQIQSAWVYEWRDNQ comes from the coding sequence ATGACGAACGACAAATTTGCGCTTCCTATTCAATGGAACGACTACGAAGATATAGCCATGAGCCTTTACGAAAAGTTTGGCGATGATTTTAGCGAATCAAAGATCTACCGCATCCGGTTTACCGAATTGGTGGATTGGGTACTTTCTCTCCCTAACTTTGCCGGTACCCGCGAGCAATCAAACGAAGGCCATTTGGAGCAAATTCAAAGTGCCTGGGTTTACGAGTGGCGGGACAATCAATAA